The Natrinema salaciae genome includes a window with the following:
- a CDS encoding alkaline phosphatase family protein codes for MTEVIVLGLDGATWEVLMPFIEDGLLPNIGNIITTGRSGKLESTFPPITAPAWLSMATGQNPGKTGVFYFLNRDDPNSFDFEPLGSDKFYGKSFWDVLSARDQSVGVFNYPMLYPPYDIDGFMVSGLGSDADDTITYPEPLGMELDKVTDGYQVKVSYADPKYQGRPDALKQDLLEIIEKREQAIDYLLSEKNPDHFFGIISATDWAQHYFWRYHDEEHALYDPEAGHEDALQQIWERVDETVGLVTEHARGEDANLLLVSDHGFGPVNRTFHSNEWLKQQGFSYAEEQSLINQTRTKYFPYLRRVGEAVVRFAPQLNDIGKSIGESIRSSPGDGIDFDRSIAFAPRQNITCGMIYMLTDDPDDKRAVIDELDKLVDRNDGPESIEVYEPEDLYHGPKLDLAPDLLFEINGFECAVDPRPTAENNVFSDGSPSKARNGGHNQEGILIATGPDIGTDDAAIEADIYDIAPTLLYLHDTSIPQEMDGSVLGGLFEDEIVDDQLISTDSLENLVSIGKSSKRKDDQEVQERLKDLGYI; via the coding sequence ATGACGGAAGTTATCGTTTTGGGCCTTGACGGTGCTACGTGGGAGGTTCTTATGCCATTTATTGAAGATGGTCTCCTCCCAAATATTGGCAACATAATAACAACTGGTCGTTCCGGAAAATTGGAAAGTACATTTCCACCGATTACAGCACCTGCATGGTTGTCAATGGCAACTGGACAGAACCCAGGAAAGACAGGTGTCTTTTACTTCCTTAACCGAGACGATCCTAACTCATTTGACTTCGAGCCTCTCGGATCAGACAAATTCTATGGAAAAAGCTTCTGGGATGTGCTGTCTGCCCGCGATCAATCTGTCGGTGTTTTCAATTATCCGATGCTGTACCCACCCTACGATATTGACGGGTTCATGGTAAGCGGACTCGGGTCGGATGCTGACGATACTATCACGTACCCGGAACCACTCGGCATGGAACTCGACAAGGTTACCGACGGGTATCAAGTGAAAGTCTCATACGCTGATCCGAAGTATCAGGGCCGTCCCGATGCCCTCAAACAGGATCTCCTCGAGATTATTGAAAAGCGAGAGCAGGCGATCGATTATCTGTTGAGCGAAAAGAATCCGGACCACTTCTTTGGGATTATCAGCGCAACCGACTGGGCTCAACACTACTTCTGGCGATATCACGACGAGGAACATGCCTTGTATGACCCGGAGGCAGGTCACGAAGATGCGCTACAGCAGATTTGGGAACGGGTAGACGAGACAGTCGGACTCGTTACCGAGCATGCTCGAGGAGAGGATGCGAATCTCCTCCTCGTCTCCGATCACGGATTCGGTCCTGTAAATCGGACCTTCCACTCTAATGAGTGGCTCAAGCAACAGGGCTTCTCGTATGCGGAAGAGCAGTCTTTGATCAATCAAACCCGAACGAAATATTTCCCATACCTTCGTCGGGTTGGGGAAGCGGTCGTCAGGTTTGCTCCCCAGCTGAACGACATCGGAAAATCCATCGGTGAGTCGATCCGCAGTTCGCCGGGAGATGGAATCGATTTTGATCGAAGTATTGCGTTCGCCCCGAGACAGAATATTACATGTGGGATGATCTATATGCTCACCGATGATCCCGACGATAAACGGGCTGTAATCGACGAATTGGATAAACTCGTCGATCGAAACGATGGCCCGGAAAGTATCGAAGTATACGAACCTGAAGATCTATATCATGGACCGAAATTAGATTTGGCACCCGATCTTCTGTTCGAAATCAACGGATTCGAGTGTGCTGTTGATCCCAGACCGACGGCTGAGAACAACGTTTTCTCCGATGGGTCGCCGTCGAAAGCACGGAACGGAGGACATAATCAGGAAGGCATTCTAATCGCGACAGGGCCGGATATTGGGACCGATGATGCAGCCATAGAGGCCGACATTTACGATATCGCACCGACATTATTGTATCTACACGACACCTCGATTCCCCAGGAAATGGATGGAAGCGTTCTCGGGGGGCTCTTTGAAGATGAGATAGTGGATGATCAGTTGATATCGACTGATTCGTTAGAAAATCTTGTTTCCATAGGAAAATCCTCGAAGCGGAAAGACGATCAAGAGGTACAAGAGCGACTCAAAGACCTTGGATATATATGA
- a CDS encoding sulfatase, with the protein MTSPNVVVIVLDTARADVIASGIHNGFLSNIDSIRKEGAIFEQCTSAAPWTLPSHGSLFTGMASSKHGAHADHKELNNTQTTIAEVFQADGYDTVAVSNNTWISEEFGFGRGFEEFRKTWQYVQSDIDLGRIARTEEGMDKLKSLGRELFAGNPIVNVTNAIYGQFVRNHYDDGAKQTNEWIRSWLTERTTTDPFFLFVNYLEPHLEYRPPNEFAERFLPSGISYEEAMDVPQDAWGYIAGTVEMSDRDLEVLRGLYRAEIAYLDQQIGELRELLEEQNEWEDTIFVVTGDHGENIGDHGLMDHQYCLYDTLLHVPLFVHGGPFTGGQEIDDLVQLTDIAPTLLDAAGIDAPAFREQAQGRSFHPDADTEPREYAFAEYMAPQPSMDALEKRVGELPEEVRKYDRSLRSIRSTEWKYIRGSDGSEELYHVAEDPGETENLVDAEPEKAAELESELDAWLRSFDHADTGGDVSMRDETKARLEDLGYLQ; encoded by the coding sequence ATGACAAGTCCGAACGTAGTTGTAATTGTCCTCGACACTGCAAGAGCAGACGTGATTGCGTCGGGCATTCACAATGGTTTTCTATCAAACATTGATTCGATTCGAAAGGAAGGGGCGATATTCGAACAGTGTACTTCTGCAGCGCCGTGGACGCTCCCCTCACACGGTTCGCTCTTTACCGGGATGGCATCCTCGAAACACGGAGCACATGCCGATCACAAAGAGTTGAATAATACGCAGACAACGATTGCGGAGGTTTTCCAAGCCGACGGCTATGACACAGTAGCCGTCTCGAACAACACTTGGATCAGCGAGGAGTTCGGCTTCGGGCGGGGCTTCGAGGAGTTCCGAAAGACGTGGCAGTACGTCCAGTCTGACATCGACCTCGGTCGGATTGCACGGACTGAGGAGGGGATGGACAAGCTCAAATCACTTGGTCGGGAACTGTTCGCGGGGAATCCTATAGTCAACGTCACAAATGCTATCTACGGGCAGTTCGTCCGAAACCACTACGACGACGGTGCAAAACAGACGAACGAGTGGATCAGAAGTTGGCTCACTGAACGGACTACCACCGATCCGTTCTTCTTGTTCGTAAATTACCTCGAGCCTCACCTCGAGTATCGACCGCCGAACGAATTCGCAGAACGGTTTCTCCCCTCGGGTATCTCGTACGAGGAAGCGATGGACGTTCCGCAGGACGCGTGGGGGTACATCGCTGGAACGGTTGAGATGTCCGATCGCGATCTGGAGGTTCTACGAGGGTTGTATCGGGCAGAAATTGCCTATCTCGATCAGCAGATTGGAGAACTCAGGGAACTCTTGGAAGAGCAGAACGAGTGGGAAGACACGATCTTCGTCGTCACAGGCGATCACGGCGAGAACATCGGCGATCACGGCCTGATGGACCACCAGTACTGTCTCTACGATACGCTCCTTCACGTCCCGCTCTTCGTTCACGGCGGGCCGTTCACCGGTGGCCAGGAAATCGACGACCTCGTCCAGCTGACCGATATCGCACCGACGCTCCTCGATGCGGCCGGTATCGATGCGCCGGCGTTCCGCGAGCAAGCGCAGGGCCGATCCTTCCACCCGGATGCCGACACGGAGCCCCGCGAGTACGCCTTCGCCGAGTACATGGCACCGCAGCCGTCGATGGACGCCCTCGAGAAACGCGTCGGTGAACTCCCCGAGGAGGTGCGCAAATACGACCGTTCGCTGCGGTCGATTCGATCGACGGAGTGGAAGTACATCCGCGGGTCGGACGGCTCCGAGGAGTTGTATCACGTCGCCGAAGATCCGGGCGAAACCGAGAATCTCGTCGACGCGGAGCCGGAGAAAGCGGCCGAACTCGAGTCGGAACTCGACGCCTGGCTCCGGTCGTTCGACCACGCTGATACCGGCGGTGACGTCTCGATGCGCGATGAGACGAAAGCTAGACTCGAGGATCTCGGCTATCTGCAGTAG
- a CDS encoding glycosyltransferase family 4 protein, whose amino-acid sequence MRILRVAQKVYPDVKGGGPYHVHAMSRDQAAMGHDVTVLTVRTDSDLPHVEERDGYTVVRYDPAVSVLGNDISPGLAQYLSDAEAFDVLHAHSHLYFSTNLAALKRFLGDIPLAITNHGLYSQNAPEWVFDLYLRSVGRWTFNQADVVFCYTETDKRRVQEFGVSSRIAVVSNGIDTQRFVPDGPTSELIDTDGPVVLYVGRLVDGKRPAAAIDALHGVRQDHPTAQLYLCGEGPLRDELEHRAAEVGFSESVHFLGHLSYDEMPAVYRSSDVLVLPSRAEGVPRTVLEAISSGIPAVCSHLDQLDEIVAGRGTLVDMDGGESIARHVSDWLAADRDVDPLEDDYTWQTTVERTTDRLRSIAYCR is encoded by the coding sequence ATGCGGATTCTACGCGTCGCACAGAAGGTCTATCCCGACGTGAAAGGGGGTGGACCGTACCACGTCCACGCGATGAGTCGCGATCAGGCAGCGATGGGGCACGACGTGACCGTGCTGACGGTACGGACGGATTCCGACTTGCCCCACGTCGAGGAGCGCGACGGATACACCGTGGTCCGGTACGATCCCGCGGTGAGCGTGCTCGGGAACGACATCAGTCCGGGACTGGCGCAGTACCTCTCGGACGCCGAGGCGTTCGACGTGCTCCACGCCCACTCACACCTGTACTTCTCGACGAACCTGGCCGCCCTGAAACGGTTCCTGGGAGACATTCCGCTCGCGATCACGAACCACGGGCTCTACTCCCAGAACGCCCCCGAATGGGTCTTCGATCTGTATCTCCGGTCCGTCGGTCGGTGGACGTTCAACCAAGCCGACGTCGTGTTCTGCTACACCGAGACGGACAAACGGCGGGTCCAGGAGTTCGGCGTCTCGAGTCGGATCGCGGTGGTCTCGAACGGGATCGACACGCAACGATTCGTCCCGGATGGACCGACAAGCGAGCTGATCGATACCGACGGCCCCGTCGTCCTGTACGTGGGCCGCCTGGTAGACGGCAAACGTCCGGCTGCCGCAATCGACGCTCTCCACGGGGTTCGGCAGGACCATCCGACAGCGCAACTCTATCTGTGTGGGGAAGGACCGCTACGCGACGAACTCGAGCACCGTGCCGCCGAAGTAGGTTTCTCCGAGTCGGTCCACTTCCTCGGCCACCTCTCGTACGACGAGATGCCGGCCGTCTACCGGAGCAGCGACGTCCTCGTGTTACCGAGCCGGGCGGAAGGTGTGCCGCGAACGGTGCTCGAGGCGATCAGCTCCGGCATTCCGGCCGTCTGCTCCCACCTCGATCAGCTGGACGAAATCGTCGCCGGCCGCGGGACGCTGGTCGATATGGACGGCGGAGAGTCGATCGCGCGACACGTCTCCGACTGGCTCGCCGCCGACCGCGACGTCGACCCGCTCGAGGACGACTACACGTGGCAAACGACCGTCGAGCGGACGACCGATCGGCTCCGATCGATCGCCTACTGCAGATAG
- a CDS encoding sugar transferase, translating into MLTGWRYRFASAVGTAYLVAVAVLVANHATFQSVFTSVVPLFNRLEPTVLSGPSLRWALVLAVVAIASAAWPLYKPRPRRILDTVFLVQKRVLVGGLALATLGYFQWSHRLPRATLVMTVGFLAVVLPGWFLVIRGRPVDTDGRTLIVGDDPDQIERVAPAIDAPVVGYLCPTVTGTAAASVTTADPDRAITDGGVELRHEGLVDDADPLAALSRLGGLSRLEDVLVAYDVDTAVLAFQQADRAEFFGALDACHEHGVDAKVHRKYADSVLVSEGDVGELVDVDLEPWDPLDHLFKRVFDIAFAVVGLVAFAPLLVVIATAIKLDSPGPVFYSQDRTAGFGETFPVYKFRSMIPEGESAVPIDDDENDRITRVGYVLRKTHLDELPQLWSILVGDMSVVGPRAVWTEEETLLEETAPSWRKRWFVKPGLTGLAQINNAKSTDPNTKLRYDLEYIRQQSFWFDVKIVVRQVWKVFEDVFATVR; encoded by the coding sequence ATGCTTACCGGCTGGCGGTATCGGTTCGCGAGCGCCGTCGGGACTGCGTATCTCGTCGCCGTCGCGGTCCTCGTCGCGAACCACGCTACCTTCCAATCCGTCTTTACCTCGGTCGTTCCCCTGTTTAATCGGTTAGAACCGACGGTCCTCAGCGGGCCGTCGCTCCGATGGGCGCTCGTCCTGGCCGTCGTCGCGATCGCGAGCGCGGCCTGGCCCCTGTACAAGCCGCGGCCTCGCCGCATTCTCGATACGGTCTTTCTCGTCCAGAAGCGCGTCCTCGTCGGCGGGCTCGCGCTGGCGACGCTCGGCTACTTCCAGTGGTCCCACCGCCTCCCGCGGGCGACGCTCGTCATGACCGTCGGCTTCCTCGCGGTCGTCTTGCCCGGCTGGTTTCTCGTTATCCGCGGTCGGCCCGTCGATACCGACGGCCGGACGCTGATCGTGGGCGACGACCCCGACCAGATCGAGCGCGTCGCGCCCGCGATCGACGCCCCCGTCGTCGGCTACCTCTGTCCCACCGTCACCGGCACCGCCGCGGCGTCCGTGACGACGGCGGACCCGGATCGCGCGATCACCGACGGCGGCGTCGAACTCCGCCACGAGGGGCTCGTGGACGACGCCGATCCGCTCGCCGCCCTCTCCCGCCTCGGCGGGCTCTCGCGACTCGAGGACGTCCTCGTCGCGTACGACGTCGACACCGCCGTGCTCGCGTTCCAGCAGGCCGACCGCGCGGAGTTCTTCGGCGCGCTGGACGCCTGTCACGAACACGGCGTGGACGCCAAGGTCCACCGGAAGTACGCCGATAGCGTGCTGGTTTCGGAGGGTGACGTCGGGGAACTGGTGGACGTGGACCTCGAGCCGTGGGACCCGCTGGACCACCTGTTCAAGCGGGTGTTCGATATCGCGTTCGCCGTCGTCGGGCTGGTCGCGTTCGCGCCGCTGCTCGTCGTAATTGCGACCGCGATCAAACTCGACAGCCCCGGGCCGGTGTTTTACAGTCAGGACCGAACCGCCGGCTTCGGCGAGACCTTCCCCGTGTACAAGTTCCGCTCGATGATTCCGGAGGGAGAATCCGCCGTCCCGATCGACGACGACGAGAACGACCGGATCACCCGCGTTGGTTACGTTCTGAGGAAAACCCATCTGGACGAGCTCCCGCAGCTCTGGTCGATTCTCGTCGGCGACATGAGCGTCGTCGGCCCTCGCGCCGTCTGGACCGAGGAGGAAACGCTGCTCGAGGAAACCGCGCCGTCGTGGCGCAAACGCTGGTTCGTCAAGCCCGGACTGACCGGACTGGCACAGATCAACAACGCGAAGAGCACCGATCCGAACACGAAACTGCGGTACGACCTCGAGTACATCCGCCAGCAATCGTTCTGGTTCGACGTGAAGATCGTCGTTCGGCAGGTGTGGAAGGTCTTCGAGGACGTTTTCGCGACCGTCCGCTGA
- a CDS encoding GDP-mannose 4,6-dehydratase, with protein MDVLVTGGAGFIGGHIAETIARSGHDVTVLDNFEPYYDLGIKERNVDAGRAAADESGSSYRLVEGSITDAELVEDLVADVDVAYHQAAQAGVRSSIDEPKKVNTYNVDGTINLLEAARAHDLERVVVASSSSVYGKPAYLPYDEDHPTTPVSPYGVSKLATEQYTRVYNEIYGLPTVALRYFTVYGPRMRPNMAMTNFVSRCLHGEPPVIYGDGEQTRDFTYIEDIVRVNERLLEDDSADGEICNVGSTDNIDIRTLAAVVRDEIDPSLELEFDEARTGDAEHTHADIEKANEILGYEPTVDIREGVSKFIDWYHENREWYDPLVRSS; from the coding sequence ATGGACGTACTCGTCACGGGCGGTGCGGGCTTTATCGGCGGCCATATCGCGGAGACGATCGCACGGAGCGGCCACGACGTAACGGTGCTCGACAATTTCGAACCGTACTACGACCTCGGCATCAAGGAACGAAACGTCGACGCCGGCAGGGCGGCCGCGGACGAATCCGGCTCGAGCTACCGGCTCGTCGAGGGATCGATCACCGACGCGGAACTGGTCGAGGACCTCGTCGCCGACGTCGACGTCGCCTACCACCAGGCGGCGCAGGCGGGCGTTCGATCGAGCATCGACGAGCCGAAGAAGGTCAACACGTACAACGTCGACGGGACGATCAACCTGCTCGAGGCCGCCAGAGCGCACGACCTCGAGCGCGTCGTCGTGGCCTCGTCCTCGTCGGTGTACGGCAAGCCGGCGTACCTCCCCTACGACGAGGACCACCCGACGACCCCGGTCTCGCCGTACGGCGTCTCGAAGCTCGCGACGGAGCAGTACACCCGCGTCTACAACGAGATCTACGGCCTCCCGACGGTTGCGCTCCGATACTTCACCGTCTACGGCCCGCGAATGCGGCCGAATATGGCGATGACGAATTTCGTATCCAGGTGTCTCCACGGCGAACCGCCGGTGATCTACGGCGACGGCGAGCAGACGCGTGATTTCACCTACATCGAGGACATCGTCCGGGTCAACGAACGGCTCCTCGAGGACGACAGTGCGGACGGCGAGATCTGCAACGTGGGCTCGACGGACAACATCGACATCCGCACGCTGGCGGCGGTCGTCCGCGACGAGATCGATCCGAGCCTCGAGCTCGAGTTCGACGAGGCCCGCACGGGCGACGCCGAGCACACCCACGCCGATATCGAAAAGGCGAACGAGATCCTCGGCTACGAACCGACCGTCGACATCCGGGAGGGCGTTTCGAAGTTCATCGACTGGTATCACGAGAACCGGGAGTGGTACGACCCGCTCGTCCGGTCTTCGTAA
- the aglF gene encoding UTP--glucose-1-phosphate uridylyltransferase AglF: MNAVVLAAGEGTRLRPLTEDKPKGMVEVDGRPILTHCFDTLVDLGAEEFVVVVGYLKEVIIDHYGDDYRGVPITYAHQREQKGLAHALLTVEQHIDDDFMLILGDNVFDANLEDVVRRQQEDRADAAFLVEEVPWEEASRYGVCDTNKYGEITDVVEKPDDPPSNLVMTGFYTFTPAIFPACELVQPSNRGEYEISEAIDLLIRSGRTIDAIGLEGWRIDVGYPEDREEAERRLQEDAEAAVATPSE; the protein is encoded by the coding sequence ATGAACGCAGTCGTTCTCGCCGCGGGGGAAGGAACGCGTCTTCGGCCGCTCACCGAGGACAAACCCAAGGGGATGGTCGAGGTCGACGGGCGACCGATCCTCACCCACTGTTTCGATACCCTCGTCGACCTCGGCGCGGAGGAGTTCGTCGTCGTCGTCGGCTACCTGAAAGAGGTGATCATCGACCACTACGGCGACGACTACCGCGGGGTACCGATCACGTACGCACACCAGCGCGAGCAGAAGGGGCTCGCACACGCCCTGTTGACCGTCGAACAGCACATCGACGACGACTTCATGCTGATTCTCGGCGACAACGTCTTCGACGCGAACCTCGAAGACGTCGTCCGCCGCCAGCAGGAGGACCGCGCGGACGCGGCGTTCCTCGTCGAGGAAGTGCCCTGGGAGGAGGCGTCGCGCTACGGGGTCTGCGACACCAACAAGTACGGCGAGATCACCGACGTCGTCGAAAAGCCGGACGATCCGCCGTCGAACCTCGTGATGACCGGGTTCTACACGTTCACCCCCGCGATATTCCCCGCTTGCGAGTTAGTGCAGCCGTCGAACCGCGGCGAGTACGAGATCAGCGAAGCGATCGACCTCCTGATTCGGTCGGGACGGACGATCGACGCGATCGGGCTCGAGGGCTGGCGGATCGACGTCGGCTATCCGGAAGACCGGGAGGAAGCCGAACGGCGGCTGCAGGAGGACGCGGAAGCCGCCGTTGCAACCCCGTCCGAGTAA
- the aglM gene encoding UDP-glucose 6-dehydrogenase AglM, protein MHVTVIGSGYVGTTIAACFAAFGHEVTAIDIDEEIVAALNDGRAPIAEPGLDDLLETHAGDRLTATTSYDAVPESDVTFLAIGTPSNEDGSIDLTALEGAAGATGEALARKSDRHLVVVKSTVTPPSIPDVLEPAIRAGADGNDAVEVGTNPEFLREGSAVADFRNPDKVVFGTRSAWATDRLAAVFEPVLDAETPVIDTDPQTAAMIKYANNAFLAAKISLVNDLGNICKEFGLDAYEVMDAVGLDDRISDQFLRSGVGWGGSCFPKDVDAIRAAAREGGYEPAMLEAAVEINDRQPARMIDLLEDHVALDGARIAVLGLSFKPRTDDVRNSRAIPVIEGLRERGADVVAYDPVAIEAMRARVPDIDYANAAEGALDGSDGAVVVTDWDEFAALDDEFDAMNEAVVVDGRRIVERREGITYEGLTY, encoded by the coding sequence ATGCACGTTACGGTCATCGGGAGCGGCTACGTCGGCACGACGATCGCCGCCTGTTTCGCGGCGTTCGGGCACGAGGTGACCGCGATCGATATCGACGAGGAGATCGTCGCGGCGCTCAACGACGGGCGGGCACCGATCGCCGAACCCGGGTTGGACGACCTCCTCGAGACCCACGCCGGTGATCGGCTCACGGCGACGACGTCTTACGACGCCGTCCCCGAATCGGACGTGACGTTCCTGGCGATCGGCACGCCCTCGAACGAGGACGGGAGCATCGATCTCACCGCGCTGGAAGGGGCCGCGGGAGCGACGGGCGAGGCGCTCGCCAGAAAATCGGACCGGCACCTCGTCGTCGTCAAGAGTACCGTGACGCCGCCGAGCATTCCGGACGTGCTCGAGCCGGCGATCCGCGCCGGTGCCGACGGCAACGACGCCGTGGAAGTCGGTACGAACCCCGAGTTCCTCAGGGAGGGAAGCGCGGTCGCCGACTTCCGGAACCCGGACAAGGTCGTCTTCGGGACCCGCTCCGCGTGGGCGACGGACCGGCTGGCCGCGGTGTTCGAGCCGGTGCTCGACGCCGAGACGCCGGTGATCGACACCGACCCGCAGACGGCCGCGATGATCAAGTACGCGAACAACGCCTTCCTCGCCGCGAAGATCAGCCTGGTCAACGATCTCGGAAATATCTGCAAGGAGTTCGGCCTGGACGCGTACGAGGTGATGGACGCCGTCGGTCTCGACGACCGCATCTCGGACCAGTTCCTCCGCAGCGGGGTCGGCTGGGGCGGCTCCTGTTTCCCCAAGGACGTGGACGCCATCCGAGCCGCCGCTCGCGAGGGCGGTTACGAGCCCGCGATGCTCGAGGCCGCCGTCGAGATCAACGATCGACAACCCGCCCGGATGATCGACCTGCTCGAGGACCACGTCGCGCTCGACGGGGCGCGGATCGCCGTCCTCGGCCTGTCGTTCAAGCCCCGAACGGACGACGTCAGGAACTCGCGAGCGATTCCCGTGATCGAGGGGCTCCGAGAGCGCGGTGCCGACGTCGTCGCGTACGACCCGGTCGCGATCGAGGCGATGCGGGCCCGGGTCCCCGATATCGACTACGCGAACGCTGCCGAAGGCGCGCTGGACGGAAGCGACGGCGCGGTCGTGGTCACGGACTGGGACGAGTTCGCGGCGCTCGACGACGAGTTCGACGCGATGAACGAGGCCGTCGTCGTCGACGGGCGACGAATCGTCGAACGCCGCGAGGGGATCACGTACGAGGGGCTGACGTACTAG
- a CDS encoding DNA-binding protein: protein MRLSRRVAVVAVLLVALGGLCVHYGATHDDNWPHPTGEQLQERGVEAFVGDRVLLFGEVRSVDADADVITIHVVDNSDAVAAELAVSGVDERVEPGGVVQVYGVLESETTMRAAETVVVNRDRSATAFKLGASVVGLCLAVGYFLRQWRVNGRSLAVGPRAVDADPEADEVDHRG from the coding sequence ATGCGTCTCTCGAGGAGGGTCGCGGTCGTCGCCGTCTTGCTCGTCGCGCTCGGTGGACTCTGCGTCCACTACGGCGCGACCCACGACGACAACTGGCCGCATCCGACCGGCGAGCAGCTCCAGGAACGGGGGGTCGAGGCGTTCGTCGGCGACCGCGTGCTCCTGTTCGGCGAGGTCCGAAGCGTCGATGCCGACGCCGACGTGATCACCATCCACGTCGTCGACAACAGCGACGCGGTCGCGGCCGAACTCGCGGTCAGCGGCGTCGACGAGCGGGTCGAACCGGGCGGCGTCGTGCAGGTCTACGGCGTGCTCGAGTCCGAGACCACGATGCGCGCGGCGGAAACGGTGGTCGTGAACCGCGATCGGTCGGCGACCGCGTTCAAACTCGGGGCGTCGGTCGTCGGCCTCTGCTTGGCGGTGGGGTACTTCCTCCGGCAGTGGCGCGTGAACGGCCGATCGCTCGCCGTCGGACCGAGAGCCGTCGACGCCGACCCAGAGGCCGACGAGGTGGACCACCGTGGCTGA
- a CDS encoding metal-dependent hydrolase → MADLLSHVLLAYAGCTVAGWYRPIPSRWTAVVMIGAILPDLNRGTLLVGNGTLEAALGMPFDLDGLATLGGAIVLAGIGAMVVADRHRRAFVALLAGALSHLLVDAVKAYADGAAGMWLYPFAWVRHPTPSLYVSSDPAVLAVAISIAVVVVAIDRYAVRTR, encoded by the coding sequence GTGGCTGACCTCCTCTCGCACGTCCTCCTCGCGTACGCGGGCTGTACGGTCGCGGGCTGGTACCGGCCGATCCCGAGCCGCTGGACCGCCGTGGTGATGATCGGTGCGATCCTCCCGGATCTGAATCGGGGTACCCTGCTCGTCGGCAACGGGACACTCGAGGCGGCCCTCGGGATGCCGTTCGACCTCGACGGACTGGCGACCCTCGGCGGTGCCATCGTCCTCGCCGGGATCGGTGCGATGGTCGTCGCCGACCGGCATCGACGGGCGTTCGTCGCCCTGCTCGCGGGTGCGCTCTCGCACCTCCTCGTCGACGCCGTCAAGGCCTACGCCGACGGGGCCGCCGGGATGTGGCTGTACCCGTTCGCGTGGGTCCGCCATCCCACGCCGAGCCTCTACGTCTCGTCCGATCCGGCGGTTCTCGCGGTCGCCATCTCGATCGCGGTCGTGGTGGTCGCGATCGACCGATATGCGGTCCGAACGCGTTGA
- a CDS encoding DUF4330 domain-containing protein has product MPLIDDEGNLFGVVNVIDALAVCLVVAVLIAGVAVVGVLGDGNGAAAPEGSSTNETGDDSQPATRYATIDLGTQPDYLAAAIADGDRAVVDADGHNLTVTDVYTTPTSGGDEGHVVVRARIDGEYPPEGGNETAFQLGDRSVRIGGDVTIDTADYELRGTVHQLEDDGTTLPTARTTVHLESNVSATTADAIETGDEYRFAGRTVATVTDVATTDLENSSKTAVELEADLVTIDRAGTKTFGGRALSTGSRITLRTERYDVGGELIRRGPSEPTDGTD; this is encoded by the coding sequence ATGCCGCTGATCGACGACGAGGGGAACCTCTTCGGCGTCGTCAACGTCATCGACGCACTCGCAGTGTGTCTGGTCGTGGCCGTACTGATCGCGGGTGTCGCCGTCGTCGGGGTCCTCGGCGACGGAAACGGAGCCGCTGCTCCCGAGGGCTCGTCGACCAACGAAACCGGGGACGACAGCCAACCGGCGACCCGATACGCGACGATCGATCTCGGAACGCAACCCGATTACCTCGCGGCGGCCATCGCCGACGGCGACCGTGCGGTGGTCGACGCGGACGGACACAACCTGACGGTCACCGACGTCTACACCACTCCGACGAGCGGCGGTGACGAGGGACACGTCGTCGTCCGCGCCCGTATCGACGGCGAGTATCCCCCGGAAGGCGGCAACGAAACGGCGTTCCAGCTCGGCGATCGGTCCGTTCGGATCGGCGGCGACGTGACGATCGACACGGCCGACTACGAACTGCGGGGGACCGTCCACCAGCTCGAGGACGACGGAACGACCCTCCCGACCGCGCGAACGACCGTCCACCTCGAGTCCAACGTGTCGGCGACGACGGCCGACGCGATCGAAACCGGCGACGAGTATCGATTCGCCGGGCGGACCGTCGCGACCGTGACCGACGTCGCGACGACCGACCTGGAGAACTCGTCGAAGACGGCCGTCGAACTCGAGGCCGACCTCGTGACGATCGATCGGGCCGGAACGAAGACGTTCGGCGGACGGGCGCTCAGTACCGGCTCCCGGATCACGCTCCGGACCGAGCGCTACGACGTCGGCGGTGAACTGATCCGCCGCGGGCCGTCGGAGCCGACCGACGGGACCGACTAG